The region GGCACAGTCTGGCAAAAAAACAACCCTGATAGAGGCCACACGATTTAGCAAACACGCCACAATTCTTGGCACAAACGACATCAGACCAGATGGTGTTCTTGTAACTAGATAAAGAGACATGAAATTATGTGGCTAGCACATGGTACAGGGCGGGAGCTTATCATAACTAGTTACTAATTATACTCCTAGAGATCTCACTTTGATAAACGATTGCCAATAAATTACTGCCTAGACATATAGTTCCTGCTTGCATTCAATATAAGCTAAGTTGTTGCAATGTAACCCTAACACATACCAATAGAAACTGTTTGAATCACCAATGCCTGAACCTGTTATTCAGTCTCTCATTACTGGCTCTCTTCTtcattgtcatcgtcctcttcctcctcctcctcatcgctcTGCTCACCGTCGCTGGCAGCTGCAGAGTCTGCCATATTGTTCTCATGGTACTGATAATGCGGGCGGAGGGCAGGGCGGTGATGGTGTCTGCTACCGTCGCTGGCACGGTACCGGTCATGGTGATTGCTGCTCGTCCGGGCATCAGGAAACGGTGCCATTCTTCTCGATGTGGAATCTGGTACGGACGCCATCCTCCTAGATGAGCCACCAACAGTGGCGGCACCTACCTGGGAGTGGGAGGCAGCCGCAGCGGGAGAGATGTGGCTCTTGCCCTGTGAGAGCTCCTTCTGCGTATTGAGGAAGAACTGCACGCGTTGCGACTCAAGCTCCCGTGCGAAGTCCAGACGCTGGCGCTCCATCTCGGCGGCCTGCTCCAGCTTCGCTGTCTCCACGCGCTCGTAGGCCTCACCAAGGCGCCGTATCGCCTGCGCTAGCTCTCGCATGCCCTGAGAACGGTCACCGCCGCTGAAGCCATCCACGCGCCCCTCGTCCGTCCTCCTCCTCTTGCCATTCGCCGCCGGAAGCGCAGGCTCCGGCGGGAACCCGTCGGACGACTCAGACGAAGCCGACAGCTCCGGAGACGGTGCCCTCCGCTTGACGGGCGCCGAGGCCGGCATCAGCGGCGTGCGGCTGCGCTGGGGGAAGCCCGCGCGCAGCGCTGTGGGCACCGCGTTCCGTCCATTAGGGTGGGCGGCCGGCTTCTGGTTGTAGGTGGGCGCGAGGAGCACGTCGAGGCGGTCGTAGAACTGCCACGACGAGACCGG is a window of Triticum dicoccoides isolate Atlit2015 ecotype Zavitan chromosome 2B, WEW_v2.0, whole genome shotgun sequence DNA encoding:
- the LOC119364399 gene encoding trihelix transcription factor ASIL2-like produces the protein MDDDDNSPSPSLSPASSSPLPVASALPVADPVTVASAPPGGPLTLALPIQKHGSYPSHGGSGGGGGGGGGREDAWSEGATSALIDAWGERFVALGRGSLRHPQWQEVAEAVSSRDNYSKAPKSDVQCKNRIDTLKKKYKIERAKPVSSWQFYDRLDVLLAPTYNQKPAAHPNGRNAVPTALRAGFPQRSRTPLMPASAPVKRRAPSPELSASSESSDGFPPEPALPAANGKRRRTDEGRVDGFSGGDRSQGMRELAQAIRRLGEAYERVETAKLEQAAEMERQRLDFARELESQRVQFFLNTQKELSQGKSHISPAAAASHSQVGAATVGGSSRRMASVPDSTSRRMAPFPDARTSSNHHDRYRASDGSRHHHRPALRPHYQYHENNMADSAAASDGEQSDEEEEEEDDDNEEESQ